CACGAGCGAGAAAAGATCCTCAACACTCTGGAGGCGTTCATCTTCGAGACGCAGGTACAGAACCGGGAGAGATTTCAAACAGTCCACTCTGTGTTAATCCTGCTGGGGTCCGCCCATCTCCACAGTCCATACACTCTTGTGTTAATCCTGCTGGGGTCCGCCCATCTCCACAGTCCATACACTCTTGTGTTAATCCTGCTGGGGTCTGCCCATCTCCACAATCCTTACACTCTGTATTGTTACTGTAAACGGTGGGGCCCCTGCAAAGTGAAGATGCTGCAGTTCTTTCCTATTTTAACAATGCAACCCTTTGCTGAAGCTGCAGTAACTTTACCCTTTGTCCCGTGTGTCCCTGTGCGCAGGACAAGCTGGAGCAGGAGGAGTTCCTGGCTGTGCTGACGGGGGAGGAGAAGGAGCAGATCTCGGGGAAGCTGAGCGAGGCGTCCGGCTGGCTGGATGAGGACGGGTACTCGGCCAACACTAAGGTCAGCAACATGGAGGGACTGACCTGGAGCAGCTAGCACGGGGCGTGGCAACGTCATTGTAATCTGGTCCGGTCCAGGATCTTCTAACCATGCCTGCAGTTCTTGAATTAGTGAGCAGTCCAGAGCCTTGTTCTAACCATGTGTCTGCCTGTTCAATTGAACCTGGGTCTTCTGTGAAGTTGAAGGACCTGCTTGGAACAAGGTGCTGGTTTGGAATGGAGTGTAAGAGCCAGAAGATTTGCTGACTGATTTTAATTCAACAGCAAAGCAAAAGTGAAGTTTGGTGAAGTTGCTAAACTCTTGCTGTTCTTTATGGAGCAGATCCTGTCTATAGCCTTTCTAGAGCAGATTGAGTTGTCCAAGCCTGCACTTATTTGCAGGAAACACCTGGACTGGCTCAAACCGCTATGCAAGGGGGGGGTCTCTCTTTTTTCTCAATGATTCCTGTTTGGTTGGTGTATCCTTGCTGAGGTCCTGTGTCGCTGGTGTTTTTGCTCAGGACCTGAAGGAGAAGCTATCAGAGCTCAGGAAGCTGTGCAAGGCCCTGTTCTTCAGGGTGGAGGAGCGTAGGAAGTGGCCTGACCGCCTGGCCGCCCTCGACAGCATGCTGAACCACACTGCCTTCTTCCTTAAGTGAGCACCCTCTTCTGGCTTCGAGCCACAtgtatacagatttatttttacaatataggGACAGAAATACagctcccattgcagagcagtttgatccattcctgattttagtATGCACTggagctaatcaagcttgtaaaacctggaatgggtgaaactgctatgcagtaggagtcgtCAGTCTTGCAATAACCTACTGCAGATCTGTAGCACTTGCTGGGATTCTTTTAAAACTTTGCATGTGTTGAGATCCTGTTCTACAGGTGCACGACTGAGGTTTTGACGTACTGTATTTGTTCATGCTGATGATGTGTTTGTAGCCCTGGTCAGGGATCTGTCTGTTACTGATGCACCTTGTGTGTGTTTCCTCTCTGCAGGAGTGCCAGGCTGATTGCCGAGGATGAGCAGATCTTCACTGAGGTGGAGCTGAACACGCTGGAGAAAGTCATCAACGAGACCACGGTAAGTTCCTCTGAATCCAGTCTGCAGAAAATCCGTTCCTACGGACTTGAAGCTTGCCTGTGTGCTGCACCTAAGATGTGTGGCTTTTTGACTGAGACTCAAGGAGCAGTTGAACTACAGGGTGTCCTGTATGTCAGGCATCCTAGGCGGGgatcagatctcaatccaattagGATGTTCTCTGATAAATCAGGAAGGCAGCACCCAGTTTACATTCTAAATGATCTGAAGACGTTTCACACCCGAGAGAGCCCACCAGTATTAAAAAATGCCTGCTCTACCGTTTCATTTCTTGCTAAAATGATTTGATTCCCCTCTAAAAACTTCTTCAAAATTGGACCCATAGTTTGGATTACACAAAATAGTGAAAAACGTTAATGTGACTAACGACCAATTAAACCTGCCTGGTAGTTTTGTAACCCACCCCCTTGTCAAAGACCTGCCCACTTGACTTTGCGTTCTGCTTGGTGATTGGGTGGGCGTGGCGCTGTGGATTCTCGATGCTGACGCTGCCTTTCTCCCGTTCCAGACGTGGAAGAACGCCACGGTGGAAGAGCAGGAGAAGCTCCCCGCCACGGAGAGGCCCGTGCTGCTGTCCAAGGACATCGAGGCCAAGCTGGCGCTGCTGGACCGGGAGGTGAAGTACCTACTCAACAAGGCCAAGTTCGCCAAGCCCA
This portion of the Polyodon spathula isolate WHYD16114869_AA unplaced genomic scaffold, ASM1765450v1 scaffolds_1272, whole genome shotgun sequence genome encodes:
- the LOC121309441 gene encoding hypoxia up-regulated protein 1-like gives rise to the protein PKKKSKISEEIGVVLQINDVLHLTADQIDSSKKKLQDLTDRDLAKHEREKILNTLEAFIFETQDKLEQEEFLAVLTGEEKEQISGKLSEASGWLDEDGYSANTKDLKEKLSELRKLCKALFFRVEERRKWPDRLAALDSMLNHTAFFLKSARLIAEDEQIFTEVELNTLEKVINETTTWKNATVEEQEKLPATERPVLLSKDIEAKLALLDREVKYLLNKAKFAKPKPKAKPKDNSTKTEPERNGTAQDQEKVIQPVGEEETKSEGTEAPEQMKPADEPPTPEADGKDTSSQPEPTEPLELEAEPSTASSESSSKPESHLEDEL